DNA from Variovorax sp. PBL-H6:
GGGTTGCGGGCCGTTCTTGCACGATGAACCGCGCGATCGTCCCAAGAAGACAGTCGGTGGATCCGTCACTGTTCACAGCGCGTCGGTTCTGCTTCCGACCATCCCTTGAAACCGCTTGCAGGAACCAATATGACCCCCACAGACGACACCCGACAAGCCATGACCCCCGGCGCCAAGCGTGCGGGCCCCGGCGAATACCTGTTCAACATGAACGGCGTCAACCAGATCATGGGCGGCCCTGCGTACTCGCCTGTCTTCGGCAGTTGCGTGGAAGGCGACCGCATGATCGTCGCGCTCATGCGCTATCCGAAGGGAAAGCCCTCCGACCGCCATTCCCACCCGAACGAGCAGTGGATCTACGTGCTCGAGGGAGTGCTGGAGATGGAGTTCGATGGAACTGTCTTCAAGGCGGGGCCGGGTGACTGCATCTACGTTCCCGCAAACAAGATGCATCTGGCAGCCAACAACGGCGACAAGGACGTGATCTTCTTCACCTGCAAGGACACGTCGCATGGATTGCACGGAATCAAAGCCCCGAGTTGAACAAGGAGACGGACATGCCATTCATCGATCTGGACGAAGTCTGCGAGGAATTCGTCACGCCTAAACATTCCACGGCCTTCGGTCGCCTGGTCACGGGAGAGCAGGTGGAACTGGGGGTCCTGCGCTACAAGAAGGGTGAAGGCGCGGAACCGCACCAGCACCCGCACGAGCAGATCTTCCTCGTGCTCAGCGGCGTCGTGCGTGCAACCCTTGGCGGAGAAGTCCGGGATCTGCACAAGGGCCAGGTCATGCACGTGCCGCCGAATCTTCTGCACGGCATCCGCATCCTCGAGGATGCGGAAGTGATAAGCGCCAAAGGCATCGTCGACGGCGTCGGCCACAGGATCTGAAGCGCACCAGGAGTCCGGCGACGTACTCAGCTCGCGCTGCCGTCGCGCGCCGGGGCGAGCGCGGCAGCGACGCGCAACACCTTCTCGAGCTGCTCCACCGTGTAGGGCTTCTGCAGCCAGAAAGTGCCGGGCGCGAGCCGCGGCGGCCGCGGCAGGCCGGTGGCGAAGATCACCGGAAAGCCACCTTGCCGCTGCAGCTTCTGCGCGAGCTCGACGCCGGAGAGCGCAGGCAGGTTGATGTCGGCCATCAACACGTCGAAGGCACCGTCGAGGAAGCGATTGATGGCGACCTCTGCGCTCTTCACGCCCGTGGCCCAGTGGCCGAGTGTGCGCAGCAGCTCCAGCGTGACCGCCAGCATGTCGGGATCGTCCTCGACCAACAGGATGCGCAGCTTGCGTGTCGATGCCGGCACGCGGCCGGCCGCGGTGCCATGGGTCAACTCGGCTCGCCGTTGCGCGACCCAGTCGAACAGGCAACGCTGGAACTCCGCGTTCCAGGCCGGATGGGAGAGCGCATGGTCCGCGCATTCCAGCGTCTGCACCTGCAGGGAGCGCGCCTGTGAGAAGGCTGCCGCGTAGTTCTCGATGACGGGGCGCGGCACCGTGTCGTCGCTGCCCGACCCGACCAGCAGCACATCGCCACGGAAGGCGGTGCAGGCGGCCAGCGCGCGGTTGTCCTTGGCGCGCAGCCGCAGCAGCCGATAGGCTGCCAGGTCTTCCTTGTCGAGCTCCTCCTTGGGCCTCGTCCAGCCGATGTCGCGGTAGAGCGCCGGTGCCCGCAGCGCGAGCCAGCGCACCGGGCGCAAAGCACTCGCGAACGCGGCGAGGTAGCCTCCATAGCTGACCGCCACCATGCCGATCGCATCGCGATCCACCTCCGGCTCGGCGGCGAGCGCGTCGTAAGCGGCCAGCACATCCTGCAGGTTGTCCTCGCGGGTCACCGCGGCCCGTTCGGCCGGCGACCATCCCTCGTTCGGCACATCGACCAGTCGGCAGACCCATCCCTGCGCACAGAGATCGCTCGCCAGCGCGCGGTAGCGCTCGCGGTGGTCGTCGTCCCACCCGGGCACGAGCAGCGCGCCCGGTTTTCGGGCGGTGGTCGAAGCGGCCGGGCTGTCCATGTTCTGTGGTTCTTTAAGGTGGGGGCGGGATGGACGATGCCGTCGTAGCGGCCTGCGCTCCGTCAGCAGCGACCGCGTGCAGGTGCCCGCCGATGGCTCGGTGCCCCGTCTCTACAATGCGGGCCCTTTGCCAGCCCTTGTTTCGCGCGCCATGGACATCGTCGTCAACGAAGAACTTAAAGCCTACATCGACCCCTTGACGCCGGAGGAGTACGAAGCACTGGAGCGCAGCCTGCTGGCCGAAGGCTGTCGCGATGCGCTGGTGCTGTGGGGCGACGTGCTGGTGGACGGCCACAATCGCTACGGCATCTGCCGCAAGCACGGCCTTCCCTTCCAGACGGTGCAGAACGCGCGCTTCCGTTCCCTCGAGGACGTGCACCTGTGGATGATCGACCAGCACCTGGGCCGCCGCAGCATCTCCGACTTCCAGCGCGGCGTGCTGGCGCTGCGCAAGAAGGAGATCGTGGCCGAGCGGCGTGCCCGTGCGGCGAGCCCTGCGCCAGCCGCGGAAACTCCCGCGAACCCCCCGCCCGCCGAAACGGCCCACGGTGCCGCGCCCCCCGCCCCGCTCGACAGCCGCGAGGCTGTCGCCAGGGCCGCACGCCTGAGCAGCAGCCAGGTGGTGATGATCGAAAAGATCCAGAGGCAGGCCGCTCCGGAACTGGTGGCCGCCGTCAAGTCCGGCACCATCTCCATCAACGCCGCGGCGGCCGTGGCCACGCTGCCGGCGCAGGAACAGGTTGCCGCCGTGGTCGCCGGCAAGGACGAGCTCAGGCAGGCCGCCAAGCGCGTGCGCGAATCGAAGCGCAAGCCGCGCGACGCATCGGCCGATGCGCCGCAGGAGGACGCCGAGCCTGGGGACGACGAACTCCGGGCGCTGCGCCGTCGCGTGGCGGAACTCACGGCCGAGAACGATGCGCTTCGCCGGCAAGTGGCCGCGCTGCAGGCGTCGAGCGATGCCGTGGCGGGGGCCGAGCTGCCCGCACCCTTCTAGCCCCTTGCTGGAGGGCCTAGTAGCGGATCATCACGCCGGCCTTGATGCCCATGTTCTCCTTCCCGTCCGTATGTGCGCCGGCGGAGAAGGAAACATCGCCGCCCGTGCTGGCGCCGAGCGAGTAGTTCGGGCGCGAGCCCGAGGTGTCCACGCCGCCATAGGCGCCGCTGCCGTCCTTGCGC
Protein-coding regions in this window:
- a CDS encoding cupin domain-containing protein — its product is MTPTDDTRQAMTPGAKRAGPGEYLFNMNGVNQIMGGPAYSPVFGSCVEGDRMIVALMRYPKGKPSDRHSHPNEQWIYVLEGVLEMEFDGTVFKAGPGDCIYVPANKMHLAANNGDKDVIFFTCKDTSHGLHGIKAPS
- a CDS encoding cupin domain-containing protein, whose translation is MPFIDLDEVCEEFVTPKHSTAFGRLVTGEQVELGVLRYKKGEGAEPHQHPHEQIFLVLSGVVRATLGGEVRDLHKGQVMHVPPNLLHGIRILEDAEVISAKGIVDGVGHRI
- a CDS encoding response regulator, coding for MDSPAASTTARKPGALLVPGWDDDHRERYRALASDLCAQGWVCRLVDVPNEGWSPAERAAVTREDNLQDVLAAYDALAAEPEVDRDAIGMVAVSYGGYLAAFASALRPVRWLALRAPALYRDIGWTRPKEELDKEDLAAYRLLRLRAKDNRALAACTAFRGDVLLVGSGSDDTVPRPVIENYAAAFSQARSLQVQTLECADHALSHPAWNAEFQRCLFDWVAQRRAELTHGTAAGRVPASTRKLRILLVEDDPDMLAVTLELLRTLGHWATGVKSAEVAINRFLDGAFDVLMADINLPALSGVELAQKLQRQGGFPVIFATGLPRPPRLAPGTFWLQKPYTVEQLEKVLRVAAALAPARDGSAS
- a CDS encoding plasmid replication/partition related protein yields the protein MDIVVNEELKAYIDPLTPEEYEALERSLLAEGCRDALVLWGDVLVDGHNRYGICRKHGLPFQTVQNARFRSLEDVHLWMIDQHLGRRSISDFQRGVLALRKKEIVAERRARAASPAPAAETPANPPPAETAHGAAPPAPLDSREAVARAARLSSSQVVMIEKIQRQAAPELVAAVKSGTISINAAAAVATLPAQEQVAAVVAGKDELRQAAKRVRESKRKPRDASADAPQEDAEPGDDELRALRRRVAELTAENDALRRQVAALQASSDAVAGAELPAPF